GTTCGGCGAGTACAACGGTTACGCAGCGGGCGAGCAGACGCGCGATTTCGTCTCCGTCGAAGACGTGGCGAAGGTCAACCTGTATTTCTTCGATCACCCGGAGAAGTCGGGCATTTTCAATCTGGGCAGCGGACGCGCGCAACCGTTCAACGATATCGCGTCGACGGTCGTCAACACGCTGCGCGTGCTCGACGGTGAAGTCGCGTTGTCGCTGCCGGAACTGGTGCAGCGCGGGCTGATCGAATACGTGCCGTTCCCCGATGCACTGCGCGGCAAGTATCAGTGCTTCACGCAGGCCGATCAGACGAAGCTGCGCGCAGCGGGCTACGACGCGCCGTTCCTGACCGTGCAGGAAGGCGTCGACCGCTACGTGCGTTGGCTATTCGGCCAGGTGTAAATCGTTCGTACACCTCTCTACACTGGAGTCTCCCGGTTGGTGATCGTCACCAGCCGGTGTTTCAGGGAGATTCCACATGTTCAAAAAAATCCTCGTCACGGCGGCCATGCTCGCCGCTTTCGGCCAGGCGTTCGCGTCGGTCGACGTCAATTCCGCTAACGAATCCGCGCTGCGCGGCATCAAGGGCATTGGTCCCGCGAAGGCGAAAGCCATTCTCGACGAACGCGCCGCGCACGGTCCGTTCAAGGACGCGGCGGATCTCAGCAAGCGGGTCAAGGGTCTGGGCGGTCATACCGTCGAGCGTCTGCAGGCTGAGGGCCTCGCTGTCGGTACGTCGGGCGCTGGTGCGACGGCTGTCGCTGCTGCTGGCGCACAGGCTGCGGGGCCGAACACGAAAGCTGCGCCCGCTGCGAAGAACGACACGGCCGTGGTGGTCAAGAAGTAGCCTATTGATCTGACCGCATGAAGCGGGCGCCCGATGCGTGTCTCCGCGTGCGGCGGGCGTTCGTTCTGAGCTTCGACTCTTCATGGGCGGGGTTGCCACAAACCTCCCTTCAGCCGTCATTCAGATGACTGGCTCCCGCGGCAGATCCAGCCTGCCGCGGTTTTTTGCGTTTCTGCGGTCGCCTCGCAAGACGACGAAGCGGCCCGATGGCATCCATGTGTGCATCAGGGGCAGCCGGCAGCACGACGCCCGGTAGTTTAGAATCGATGGATTCAAGACTTCGCGCACCGTCACAGCACGCACCGATATGGCTTACAAAACGATTGAAGACACGATCGGCAATACGCCCCTCATTCAGCTCGTCCGCCTCGTGGACGACGACATCCGCAGCCGCAACAACGTGGTGCTCGGCAAGCTGGAGGGCAACAATCCGGCCGGTTCGGTGAAAGACCGCCCGGCACTTTCGATGATCAAGAAAGCGGAACAGCGCGGACGCATCAAGCCGGGCGACACGCTGGTCGAAGCGACGAGCGGCAACACGGGCATCGCGCTCGCGATGGCGGCGGCGATCAAGGGCTACAAGATGATCCTGATCATGCCCGAGGATCTGTCGCTGGAGCGCCGTCAGAGCATGGCCGCATATGGCGCGCAGATCCTGCTGACGCCCGTCACGGGCGGCATGGAGTACGCACGCGATCTCGCCGAGCAGATGCAGCGCGAAGGCAAGGGCATCATCCTCGACCAGTTCGCCAATCCGGATAATCCGCTCGCACATTACGAAGCGACGGGCCCCGAAATCTGGCGCGACACGGAAGGCCGCATCACGCACTTCGTATCGGCGATGGGCACGACGGGCACGATCATGGGCGTGTCGCAGTATCTGAAGGAACAGAATCCGGGAATCGAAATTATCGGCGCGCAGCCGGAAGAGGGCTCGCGCATTCCGGGCATCCGCAAATGGCCGGAAGCGTATCTGCCGAAAATTTTCGACCGCAGCCGCGTCGATCGCGTCGAGAACGTGAGCCAGGCAGCGTCGGAGGCGATGGCGCGCCGGATGGCGGCTGTCGAAGGCGTGTTCTGCGGCATTTCGTCGGCGGGCGCGTGCGAAGTGGCGCTGCGCATCGCGCGCCAGGTCGAGAACGCGACGATCGTGTTCATCGTCTGCGATCGCGGCGACCGTTATCTGTCGACGGGTGTGTTCCCTGCGTGACGCAACTCGCCGCGTGCGGCGATGTCAGTAAAAGAAAACGCCGGCGGAAGCCGGCGTTTTCGCATGGATTGAAAACGTGAGCGACTATTGCGACTCTGCGGGCGTCGACGCATTGCCGGCTTCCGTCGCGGCCATCTGCGCCTTCACGCGCTCGCCAAGCTGATACACGGCCAGCGCATAGA
The DNA window shown above is from Paraburkholderia sp. PGU19 and carries:
- the cysM gene encoding cysteine synthase CysM, encoding MAYKTIEDTIGNTPLIQLVRLVDDDIRSRNNVVLGKLEGNNPAGSVKDRPALSMIKKAEQRGRIKPGDTLVEATSGNTGIALAMAAAIKGYKMILIMPEDLSLERRQSMAAYGAQILLTPVTGGMEYARDLAEQMQREGKGIILDQFANPDNPLAHYEATGPEIWRDTEGRITHFVSAMGTTGTIMGVSQYLKEQNPGIEIIGAQPEEGSRIPGIRKWPEAYLPKIFDRSRVDRVENVSQAASEAMARRMAAVEGVFCGISSAGACEVALRIARQVENATIVFIVCDRGDRYLSTGVFPA
- a CDS encoding helix-hairpin-helix domain-containing protein codes for the protein MFKKILVTAAMLAAFGQAFASVDVNSANESALRGIKGIGPAKAKAILDERAAHGPFKDAADLSKRVKGLGGHTVERLQAEGLAVGTSGAGATAVAAAGAQAAGPNTKAAPAAKNDTAVVVKK